ATGTTAATAAGATCGTTTGTCGTTTCCCTTCAGTATAATAAAAGGACCGCAAACGTCAATCATACATTCTTATAATTTTTGCACTACAACAAATAAAAGTGGAACGGTTTTCCCCGGAAAATTCTATGTGTTTTCCTGCAACATAATATCCTTAAATTGTCTCTCTTACACTACACATGCAATAATTTATGATTGTTGATCATTAGTGTCACGTTTTCAATGTAATTTAGCTAAGTCATATTGtaaattactaaataaaaatactgaGGTAAAGATACAGGTAGAGTTAGAGCTGCGAATTGACATTACCGTTTTCAATGTTTTCTACTCTACTATACTGTATTTTTAAGATTGAATCTCTTTGCAGACCGAGCTCGAcgagataaataaaattaaagactACTGACAACTGTTGTAGAGCAGGAGTTTTCTTTTGGAAATTGGGTATTAACTCTACCCTAAGACTCTACCACAAAATCATTGATTTGAGCactacttttatttaaaatccccatcatattaatattttcagtAGGAAAAAACACGTGTAACTTAGgaaaaagtagaaaaaataatttcaaaatatctGCAAACAATAAACCTTAGACTTTTGTTGCTTTAttactattaataaataaataattgcctCAACGACCACAAGATTAAATGTCAACTCGCGTGGCCGTTTTCATTAGTATTTGATGAGCGTTGAATGAACACACCTACTGGCCTTTTTGCTGCCGATTGTACAGTCAGTGACAAAATATACTTATGTATTTAGTTTTCAACTAAGaaaaatagtaggtattatGGCCCTTATAAAACTGATGAAAGATCAGAGTGTAAAATGTTTTGATTCTCTGGAGAGTCTTCAAAATATCATtacaatttataattatttctcaTGAAAATTGAAGacgcttttatttatttttaggtttATTACGAGTAAAAAGGTGCTATTGTCTCCCATACCTAGTCGAGTGCAGCATTTATTGTCTAACTTTTACAATTGGCCATTTCAGGACACTATCTACTTTGTTATAACTTTTACAATACGAGACACTTACATTTACTAATTTCTAGAGGTTTTTATGCTGTCTGTGTAGGACTTCGCACTGGAACTCAATAGGGATGCAGACAATTTCGTCTTACTATAGAATGTCTTTCAATGGAGGAGCAATTCACGTGCCGTTGCGgatgtttattttatgttagCAATAAAACCTCTACAAATCACCGAGACAAAGTTATGTTAAGGTGTTTTACCTTCAACAGAAACAAATGGTTATTATTCCAAATAATGTAGattcaaatattataatattttattatacagggtgttaggtaaatgggtatattttaattttcatacaaattttgtatgaaaattaaaaaaattaaaatgatgatgtcaaatttctgacttcaccataccatttatatgaccatgttaacatgggctagtgtcggctcatatacccatttacctaacaccctgtatacttaggtaggtaataaaTTTACGTCTACTGTAACGCAATTTGATGACACGTGCTGAAATGaatctctttgtttatttacgCTATGCAATGCAATTAATATTAAGGTGTActtatgattattattaatagCGTAGCTATTATTAACTGGGCTATCATTATACCATTAGGATTTATGAGCTAAATAAGTATCTAATTTAGTTAATGCttaagtttgtttttgattACAATGGGGATACCTTTTTCAAGGTATATTTTTGGCATGCTCTTGATCACAATTTGACCGAAAGGTTTTCGATTTCGAGTCGAATTCATATAATTTTTGAATGTTCTCCCGAATGACTAATAGTCATTAAGCACTAACATATTTCTTTAGGTACCATTAGCTATTTGGCGgcgggttattccgtattcgacccaagacaactcaacccatttattcactcatcccaaattagtattcctagctctacccattacataatttcgttattctacccaaatgcattccttactcaacccaaagtaaatataccaaaaataagtatggatagcaaaacaacgtttactgttttttcagaaatttaataatgataaatacatactagtatgtaaatttatttataattaaataaaaaaaaaaaaaaaaatatcgaccGTGCATAAAAATTTgaagtggttttaaaatgggttgagctaggaatgtttttggggtgaataaggaacataaaattaaaaatttgttgtgggtagagtaaggaacaaaattgggttgagtaaggaaaaaataatgagtgggttgagttgtcgtgggtcgagttgtcgtgggtcgaatacggaataaccctaTTTGGCGAGTGGTAGTTGTTGCCATCAAAGATCTATTTTAATTTGGTACCACTAAAAATAGTCTGCTAATTACTCGCGAAAATATTTAGAACGGCCTTTTTACTATAGGTctcgcttaactcagtcagtgtctgaggtatgggagcgacacAGGAGGGGGGTGAGATTGACATTATGAATATTATGATGTGACAGAGcgtacaaatctgaagcacatctgggccccgattacgctaatttttaacgtctccaatacagacgcgcttcttcgattctgcgatacgatacGAGctgacgtcagctgttttgaccaatccgtatcgcagaatcgaagaaatCGAAGAAGCGCTCAATacagacgttaaaaattagcgtaatcggggacTTGGAAGTCTCACCGAcgtttgaagttaaaaaaacacTACCGTGCGGCTCCTattcctcaggcactgacttagTTAGACCTATAAATTACACAGTGTTCCATCATTTATCTTGTCCCACGTGCATAGAGAATGTCCCCAGCGAACAATATGCGCCTTGTGGGTCCAGTTCCCTTAGATAACAAAAGCGGCGTAGAAGATTACAAAGCATCATTAATATTGACCTTTGGTTGCTTGATAATGTTTTAATTAGAAGACATTCCTAAAGATCATGTTGCAGTTTATCGATCCATCGATATTTCGATTGTTCGGTGTCATTGTTCATTGAAACGTTATCGTGTATTGATATCGAGTAAAATACGTCTTAACTATTGCAGTTCCTGTTCAGATCTTCTTTGTTAGTTTTAGAAGTATAGTTTTTGTCTCCTCGGCAAATTAAATCAATTTCTTGAAGTCCAAACATGCTTCTCATTTCTTGGTGTCAGCTTTTTTATGACTCTACGATGTGTTTGAGCATACGTGTCGCGGCAATGCTAAAGAATTTCATAATAGGTACCTGTGCAGAAATTATGTGCGATAGAGatcaatattgtagaaaatCCTcgcaataatattattgtaggtaGAAACTAGGTAAAAAAAGGTAATAAAATCGCGTCAATTGCATTAAATGTTGCTTGAATGTGACATTGTCCTTGCTAAAGGGTATAAAAGACATAATAGGTGTTAGACAACAAACTTTTATTGCTTTTAGGCTGGTGATCCTTTTATTAGGATTACCAGATGGGTCATTGTCAAATTTTGCGCAGGTAAACGTGTCCctcaacattttttatttttttgttagtaATAATGTCAAAATCCTTTAcgaattatgtattaaatacaaaatacatcgCATTAGCGAACATCCATTATTGGAATAACGACTCaagattcaatatttttaattttttttaaagtaacagAGTGGTCATTAGTGGTAACAGAAAGGTTTTCCTTACAAATTGTACCTGTCCCATGTAGCATTCCGTTACAATAAACATCAAATAATTGCATTTTCTACTATAGTAAccttcttaaaataaattatcatcgTAAACAGAGTATtataaatattcaataaaatatgttttaaaatcagtcagtataaaatgtactttttaaataattttctaaacTTTGTCCCACGTACTATCTGGAACCACCTGGACCACTATGTTACTAACTAATTCACGACTCAAAATGGAAATGGCGGTATTTTGGATATTGTTTAATCTTGGGTGGGATGTCTGCATTCGTCGTGGGAGTTCGTTAGATCGGGAGGAGGGGTAAGTCGCTCGGCAGTCGACCGCAAGGTGTTGAACGTGTTGCGTGTTTTTATTACGCATCCACTTTGTTACCTACCTATTCACGTAAGTAAATGAATGTTTTTTCATTAGTTTAAGTTCAGTATATTGTCTAAGGGGTAAATGTGTTAAATGTGAACGAAATATTTTGCTACACGCTTTATTTTTTGACTGGTGTATAATGGAATGTAAAATTTACCACTCTGTTGCTGCAACTCTGTTACTAGCGTGTGGTAACAGAGTTGTTTAGAAAGTAACAGAGTTGCTTATGCCATTATATTATTCtttaattttgctaaaatattatgtttaaatcacttttttttaatcagttgcaatttaaaaagttcaagcaatgggtaactttgttttatacaaataaaacgaaattataaatattaataacccCAAAAACTCATTGTTACAGGATATTTACGTTATTAAAATGCCTCTAACGTCTGCTGAGAAGCAGCGACGATACCCGAGAACGCCGTAGAAATAATCAAGAAAAAGacgttaaaataatgtttttaaggCAATCGACGATAATgcaacaaaattcaaattaattaagtgaTTTATCCTATGAGGCTTTTGATAATTTGCTTGCCGTTGTTATAGAACCTAAAAAAGTCTGCAAAGGTAAAAGAGTATACTACCAATTTGATAATCCCTTAGTTAAACTTGAGAAATAAGTTATTTCAAATTTTCAGCTACTCTTCCAAGAAAATctaatttttattactataaagATAAGGAATCTATAAGAAATTAAGCTCTTGATTGATAAATTACAGTCATAAGTTAATGTTTTGATGAAGTGATTTGGATCTCAAGCTCAATAAGTGcaaattattacataatattcaataaaaataacaactaTGTTACTGTGTTACAACTCTGTTACTTTTCTGTCCCAAAGATTAAAGAACATAGTAAGATTTTAAAGAAAAGCTAGTCAATATAATATAGCAAATATCGCGATGCGTTAAtatgttacatatttttacagTATTATGTTCCAGTTAGCTGCTGATAAATAGATATTTGGAGGACTTAAGTAGAATTTAAGGTATTTTAATATTCAAGAAGTAACAGAGTTGTTTAAGAGTTTAGATTGATGAttgttaaacttaaaaaaagactGTTATGATTCTAAATATATGTAAAAGATATAATACTGCTTAATATTAGTCCCAAAATATTTGCGACTGActtgtttaatttcataataaaaggTAAAACGTAATGGTAacaaagttgtattttttttcaccCTGATCCATTAAATCTGgaataaatcttaaattattggtTAAACATCGCGGCAAACTGTAATAGATAATAATTCAGTTGTTTTAACGGACACGGACATAGAAAAAAGTAATATCTAAgcatatatttattttgaaaaaaatatgattttaagtTACATTTACCTGCGCAAAATTTGACAATGACCCAGATAATCCTAAACTTATTGTTTTAGGTATTAGCgatgtcattaaaataaaatccgcTCCATGTTGCATTAAGATTATTTACTTTGTACAACGACACTTGTAATGGAACGAGTCACCTAATACAAattttaatactaaataagtaaataaatacttgcaAGCAGCAATCTATTGCTTAGTCGACACTTACTTAGGTGACTATCTAACGAATAATTTGAAGACAATCattctttataaatattttattttagaccTGAAAGAAAAAAGACGCGTTAGTATTCAAATcaataattacttaattactaCGTTAGTCAGTATACAATACCATACTAAATCTTTAAAAGAATTGCGTTTTGATAGCTTTAATAAAATACCAGCATATTGATCTAAATCTACGGTATTCATAAGGGGTCAGGTGGGCCGTAATATTCTAGATCAGTcataaacaaaagaagaagaagatccaAATCTAACAAGAACAACTTTTCTAACATCTCCAGGCTGCCCTCCTCCACGATGTGGACATCCCTACCAAGAAGGCCACCTTCGGCATGGGCTGCTTCTGGTCCAACGATTCCCTTTTTGGCGCCACTCCTGGCGTCGTGAGGACACGCGTCGGGTACTCCGGAGGCACCACGAAGAGCCCTCATTATAGGAACATGTGagttgatttatttattgtttgaaCAAGGATAATTTTGACCAAGGAGGTTAGGTACTTTTGGCATTATGGCATAAGCTACTTCTGATCTCAACAAGGCTTACTTTGGGAAGCTGCACCTAGAGTCGTGACATGTTTACTACAGAGGCAATTAAAAGAGTCCGCTATACATATATAAACATGCGTGAATTGTCAACTGTAGAGAGCATGGGTACAGGTGATCCTCCGACATCCTGCCAATAGTGACTGAATGAGGATTGGGATGAGGAGGTTTTAGTATGTAAACTTGGCCGTATGTGGCTGATTCCCACAGttgcaaagcatttcctccccGAAAAATAAGTTGTATTTTACTATGCGTAAGAATGCTCAGAGGCACAATAGAGCTCGTTCTAATAACGATTTACAAGTAAAGTTCACAAAATACTATTTACTTAGTAGTTGCATAGAATGCATTAGGAATTGTAGAGCAACCTTGTATTTCGTAGGTCAGATTGTTATCTATGTAGGTAATGTAGGCCTATCAGGCCATCAAGGCCTCGAATTTAATTAACAAGATACGAATGTAATTAAGAAACTTATCAGAAAATTTGCGAACTCATTCTTGTACTATTGAAAAAGCCGTAAAAATTGTGATAATGATATTTATAAACATCGGATAAAAATTGCAAATCATAAAGAGCAAAGTTTGCTGGAATACGTTTTTATCGTCATAGATATGATGATAGCaaatcattttgttttattgtaatCGTAAATAAACATATCGGAGTCTTTTGTTTTGTCGTTTCGTAGGTAAGTCATTACCGTAGGTAACCTTGGAAGGTACCTCTTAATTATCATACGAGTTTGACTCTTGCAGCCACAAAAATCAACGACCtgtttttagtttttgtgaAGTTTCGTCTGCgatgttttaatttacttttttctcATGATAACCTTTGCTTTGCAAAGCAGAATAGAAGCGTTGCGTATGGGATTCTCAATTAATGCTATGCCAAAGATTTAAAACTTTCGCTTCTTCTACTAAAGTTTCTCAAGCTACTTTCAGATTGCCTTTCTATCAGATatcaataacaatatttttattagatcTATAACCATTTCATCCAATCTTCGGCAAAGATTcgaaaaacaaacattaggtAAAACGTCACCGTATCACCGTAACTTCGTAGCAATACTTAAGaccttattttataacctcTTCACGCGGCAAGCCTCTACCCTACTAGATATTGATTTTACAGGAGCTTTACCTCAACAATATTTTAGCTAACCAGCGTAGTCATTATGTCTATGCCATATTGTCAAGGAAAAAGCCCCGATCAATAAAGTGGCTTAGTACACAGAGAAACCATTGCACGTTAGTGTGTGGCTCTAAGCTGCtgaattaagcattatttaGGTTCTTTACTACTCTATCAGTGGGTATTTTTAGTTgcatgatgattttttttttgcatggTCATTCACACTGTTATCAATCATGTAGTCGTACCACGTCGTACTATCAATTTTCGattgtaaatatttaacttaTCTTGTCATTAGTGTTAAATACTCGCTGGGTGTCACGACTTCGATTATTATCTGCATGATTCTGCAAATCATCTACCGTCGGAAAATCGTCTTGCAAAAATATTGCGTAACTGTTCGCCGGTACAGGCACTTTAGCCTATACAGTTTCGTTGTAAAACAGcatctaaggcccagaacagacggtgaaacgcaactgcaactgctagttacttttgagttgcatctaagtttctgccatagcgtccgttgagagaccacacatgacgcgaccagtttgaaacatTCAGtatcagtttcattcatcagaaagttgcagtttcgttgcagttgcgtttcaccgtctgttctgggcctaagtatTAATTACGTGTacatattaggtacctactaaaattTATGTTATGGCAAACATGATGACTTTAATATTCATGGGAATAAAAgaagaatttaaattaatacttaaaaGTTGTCAAACTatgtaggggaaagtagtacgagatgatccccttaagcgggaatcgctgtacaatacatatttttcatggtaaaccaaaaataaagacgattactactagtatatttatctatccaactttcctaatactcaaaaccagaaattaattgaggtttcattaaaatatttaattttttgcaaaaccttacaaagtgaaTATCTTGTACACacctgtgggtaagatgatcccccaggtgggggtaagatgatccctatgattctattctatgatctattcttttctggttgTATTCCTTTCCTTTTTTAATGGTAGAGTCAAGACTGGAATAAATATCACGCCTATTTACGTAGTGAATAAAGCAAAACAGTATTCGTTAGTTTTCTATTCTTATCCTCTTTGTAACAGTCTACCAGGAAAATCTAACATAATATAAAGTAATTAACTTAACTTAATTAAATGAAGAAATTTACTACTTAATTGAGTCTACTTTATATTAAACTTAATAGTTAACAACCTATTTACTAGTATAAGTATTGAGgattcaattttagaaaaataaaattttgtaagcGTATACAATAATTAGTCAATTATTAGTGGTGACACGTTTGacgagtattaatttatttggactaGTGATGAGCTACGCAACGCAAGACCAAGGCGATTAGATGCGTGCACGCATGTTATCGACTCATTGACTTCGCTAAAATTAGTGTCAGATGTGATCTGTAGTAATCTGGCATTGTACGTTACACGCGGAAGAATATAAAATCGCAATTTAGGACGCTAACACAGACGGCATTGAGttaaaaaagttgtaaaattatGAATTCGTGCCAAAATATTGACGTTCTACTGTCTATGCCTACTCATTAAAATTTAAGCTTTTAACTCTTGTCCGAATTGATTTTTGGAAGGATTATCTAAATAGAAATCCAAAATATTCGTTatccttattatttatttatttatacttcaatgccaaaatattaacattaggcgaacttaatcaCTTATCACTATAACAGCCCATCAgtctattataataatttaattacaatcCACTGCTAAATACGAGTAATCGGCCTTAAAGATATCTTCGGCTTCATTCAGCTTTTTCATCAACCTTTTGCAAGTTGTCATTTTACCTAGCTGCCCGAAATATTTAGCTAATCCTTGTTAGCTAATCCTTTATAGCGTAGAAAAACTCGAAATACGAGtagaaatacgagtaggtaaagTAAGTACTTATTCGTACCTATATCTGAAATCCAGATTCAAAATACCTATTCAAAAAAACAAATCCCAACTTCTAACGACCGTTAAAATCAATACGTTGTCTTTGAAACACGttattaaataaacttatttcgTGTATTTCAGTGGCGACCACACCGAGGTGATCGAGCTGGACTTCGACCCCAAGACTGTGACGTTCGTGGAGCTCCTGGAGATGTTCTGGGCCAACCACGAGTACGGACTAACCACCAAGCTCAAGAGACAGGTATACTAAGAATAGTTattaacgcccatattcacaaacattactatgaggtctcatggacgcacagggtgaaacATGACCCAATcgtagagctctattcaacgctgtgctttcgatttgctgtttcgcttaagaaagcatcgtttgttaatacgggcgtaagatttATCAATAAACCTGTAGCAAAACAGTAGTAGGTAAATGTAAACCGTCTCTTTGGTCTAACTCTAGACCACCTGCTTTAAACAAAGAGGTCACGGGGACAATTCCCAATGGGAGGTAGATTTTATTCTAAGTGAAACCaaagaaatgaaatgaaaggaTGCacgattaattaaaaatgtaagtCTAGAAGaaaaaaaccaattaaaattgAACTGAGAGGCAGTTCAGTTGTCATCTGGTTATTTGTGATGCCAATGACACCGATTTTCAGCAGTAAGCCCTTTGCATACCCTTTGGCATGGtctcattaaaaataaaaggatGGTATAGACACAAAACAAGTACCTATGGTGGAGCTGTTATGGTCCCCAATTTTTTTTCGCCTATTAAGTTGTAGTAAGTACCTATAGTTACGTGGGTTAGGTACTCTGCGTTTGACCTCTTTGGACAGCAAATTATAGATGTAACCTCAAAAAATTTTCTTCTCTCAATATACCCTATTGTTTCCCTCTCCACAGTACCAATCTATGATCCTGTACCACGACGAGGAGCAGCGAGCGGCGGCTGAAGCCTCGTACAAGGAGATGCTGGCTCGCGTGGGACAGTTGCGGACCGAGATCGCGCCTGCTGGGACCTTCTACCCAGCTGAGGAGTAAGTATCCTTGGACGAATGGTTTGATGGTAGAAATGAGCCTGAAGAAGCATATATTTTCGTTTCTCTTCATCATGTACCTAATCATCTTTATAAGGGCATATAGTTTCCACTAGGTAGTAGgttgaccctctctaatttatcaAATGTACCATCAGTCAGAGCTGGACGTGAATCTCTTCCAAAGAGCGCTAAATATCACGATCTCCCGCTTTTTTCATCCAGCGACAACCGTTGCCTATCTAGCTCATTTTTTGAGAAcgtaattaaaaagaaataaacacaTTTATTTGGTTCCAACTTAAAATATAACACACAGAATCAGATTAATAGTAATCTCTATTGCAAATTATCAAATCATCAGTCTATGTGAGTCCAATGCTGGACATAATATCCCACCCCATAACCCCAATGCATGCCACTGAGCTCTATCCTGATAATGCACACACCCTTGATACATGGTGCAAACTAAAACCTATTCGGAATTCATAAACTAATGAATCATCTTAATAATTAAAtccaacaaataaaaatgtcacATCTACTTGTACCAATAAGAAATGTCTCATCATGACTCAAGTAGGCGTAATTGGATTTTTATCCTGTCTCGAATGATGATGACCTCAAATCAATTATGCAGTTGTCTATTTTCCTATTTACTTTAATGATAATGCATAAAATTCGACCTTAGTTTGCCATAAACGAAATGTTACAAGGTTTAAACGAACCCGCATTAAGTATGCACGTTGCATCTTACTTATGtgattgtaatattattatgcgaTTTTATAATAAGAATTATTTTAAGTCTGCTGTTCTGGCGGTATCATGAATTACCTATGACAAAATTATAAACTGACTAGCTTCTGCCTTCAGCACCGCCTGAACACCTTATCCAATCCCACCCGGATTTTATAATTAcgatttttcatttaaatttttcatCTACTCCAACTTTACATTACTTAAATGTTGCATCCCGAGCGAAAGGGCGTATTACTTATCCTTTTCTTAAATACCtataccaaatacctacctaacattTATAGAGATAATTTTGCAACATATTGAGCATAAGGAATGTAAAACTGAATTGACTTACTGAGTTATTTTTCATCGTCCACAGCTACCACCAGAAATATCGCCTGCAAGGCCACAAGGACCTCTGCCGCAGCCTCGGCCTGGATTCCACCAGGCTCCAGACTTCCCACCTGGCGGCCAGGCTCAATGGCTACCTGGTGGGGATGGGGGGAAAGGCCCAGTTTGAGGAGGAGGTGAAGAAGCTTGGTTTAGACGAGAAACAAGCTGATTACGTCAGGAAAGAGCTGGAGAGAAACGAGGGTGGCGGTCTGGCGTGCTAGGTTTAGATGCTGGAAGTTTGGGCAGTCGTCATgttgatattattatattatagaaGATGTGTTGGAAGCTGGGTGCAAAGTTTCATGGCAATGTTATAAGAATACCTAGGGTTCGATCACTAAAACAGGCTGTTGTCATGTCAAATATTCggtatgtgaaataaaaatagtttcataCTGGCTCTAAAATCACCATGGCTGATGGCTATGTTACTGAATCACCCTTGAAACTTTGTCCACCTCCAACcaaacactctattttttcaGAGCATTGGTACCtttaaatgtataattataattaaatatattttttcaagaaAATATTGAAGACGACTTACCAAAACGCagctaagtaagtaagtaagcatTTCAATTTAGTGAGAATTCCATCTCTAAGATTGGCCGTTTGGTCAAactttttgttatattttagcAAGTAAGTTTGTTTAATTGTTTATGACTTTTGTGTACGTTTATTAATAGTTCAATTATGTGATTGAAATAGGCATTATTCTCATATTCAGATTTTTGGttcgtttattatagttttgattattattttaattgttgtaAGTAGAATACCTAtagctttatatttttgttagtatatagaaaatatgtatgtaatcaTATACAGTATTATAACCACATGATTTAAAAGTTCCATTGTGTAAAACAAatcatgtaaaataaaaatattttccgaaatgttgttttttgtatttagcGCCATCTATAATAGTCTGAGACAATGATTATTATGAGTAAGTAATTTAACTGTGTTCATACAAACTTCAATAGATGGCGGTATGAGGCTTTTAAAATGTGCATTACGCTATGCCTTCTGACTATTTTTACACTACAttatgctgggttgcaccattttacataaactttaacaaacgtcaaaaatttgtcaaactccatacaataaacacgggttatcgttatagctacggttaaagttaagtggtgcaacttagccttacaATAGGTAggacttacttacttactactaTTAGGTAggacaaaaaatcaaaatggtaaatctgaaaatgatatttttttttgctgaaattcctaaatattttaagcCATTCTGATTTCTAAGACAACGCAATAAGTCTTGTTTATCGAGTTTGtagttattttgttatttacgcATTGTTTTAAGCCTCATAACGATTTCATTAGCATACAGTCCACACTTTAATACAAAAGAATAATGGTCCGTTATTGTTTTACTAATCGAACTCCACTGCGTAGTTTCTGGTGTTTGTTTgttatacttaaataaattaaaattcaataataTGCGCATACACAAAACCAGCGCCGAGTTTTTCAACAAACTCATG
The DNA window shown above is from Ostrinia nubilalis chromosome 13, ilOstNubi1.1, whole genome shotgun sequence and carries:
- the LOC135077187 gene encoding peptide methionine sulfoxide reductase; its protein translation is MSPTNTAVVLAGPPPQLDVSRPTLHLARLNTRPPKQTIQPPRKTCMIRYVRQFFTMKPPVNAALLHDVDIPTKKATFGMGCFWSNDSLFGATPGVVRTRVGYSGGTTKSPHYRNIGDHTEVIELDFDPKTVTFVELLEMFWANHEYGLTTKLKRQYQSMILYHDEEQRAAAEASYKEMLARVGQLRTEIAPAGTFYPAEDYHQKYRLQGHKDLCRSLGLDSTRLQTSHLAARLNGYLVGMGGKAQFEEEVKKLGLDEKQADYVRKELERNEGGGLAC